The following are from one region of the Pocillopora verrucosa isolate sample1 chromosome 3, ASM3666991v2, whole genome shotgun sequence genome:
- the LOC131779734 gene encoding uncharacterized protein, producing MASAFPSSAKRSRTAAEAPSVRKQGKEVSIPWEEICPALISEWLDTFSKANNTTRDILLASVLPTVACLMGPSTVKVDCRMRTESINLYMICLCDPGAGKSPAFHHGCAQPIRLHVEAKEDNPLFVDEFTEAGLFRQLKSTPGHKAIIGKEEVSQFFDQLLGASREKSRIDMERMIQLYDGSTWVYTRADKSARQVIDSPGVSVSGYSQPNRFFPIYVKLKERQDGAVDRILMYQPLPHRLAAHETKEYITKLNNSKLKDLRAVYSAIYEFSHSENGLVTYSLDQGGNRKYEEFIDGISASLNSQWARNICPEDVSKDDRHVLRLAAVLHVLYDQLTKFLQEEEKSPPPQVISSLTIQRSITLCQYFTAQRRILDQLVKCNTENASSDNYERQRRILLCKGPFVSTRLAQRNFSGNARPSAEVLSGTMENLATDGFGTVVSVDRSTVFYKKLPADINDEDLATYEVTREKYLQAFNERADKSIITKDLFNKFLNQSPHKDRLKNEHDITPEDN from the exons ATGGCTTCAGCATTTCCGTCATCAGCCAAGCGGTCCCGAACAGCAGCTGAAGCACCTTCCGTCAGGAAACAAGGGAAAGAAGTTAGCATTCCGTGGGAGGAAATTTGCCCAGCCTTAATAAGTGAATGGTTGGATACATTTAGTAAGGCCAACAACACTACAAGGGACATTCTGCTGGCAAGTGTCCTGCCAACTGTGGCATGCTTGATGGGGCCCTCAACAGTCAAGGTTGACTGTAGAATGCGCACAGAAAGTATCAACCTCTACATGATCTGCTTGTGTGACCCAGGGGCAGGAAAGTCACCTGCCTTTCACCATGGCTGTGCACAGCCGATAAGGTTGCATGTAGAGGCAAAGGAGGATAACCCTTTATTTGTTGACGAATTTACTGAAGCTGGGCTATTTCGTCAATTGAAGTCAACACCTGGCCATAAAGCTATCATTGGCAAGGAAGAGGTATCACAGTTTTTTGACCAGCTACTTGGTGCTTCCAGGGAAAAGAGCCGCATAGACATGGAACGGATGATCCAGTTATATGATGGAAGTACATGGGTATATACACGGGCAGACAAGTCAGCACGTCAAGTCATTGACAGTCCAGGAGTGTCAGTGAGTGGCTACAGTCAACCCAACCGCTTCTTTCCAATTTATGTCAAACTAAAGGAAAGGCAGGATGGTGCAGTGGACAGAATTCTCATGTACCAGCCTTTGCCACATCGTCTGGCAGCACATGAAACTAAAGAGTATATCACCAAACTGAATAATTCGAAACTGAAAGATCTcag aGCTGTCTATTCTGCCATATATGAGTTCTCGCATTCTGAAAATGGCCTTGTAACGTACTCCCTAGACCAGGGTGGCAACAGAAAGTACGAGGAATTTATAGATGGCATCTCTGCATCCCTTAATAGTCAGTGGGCGAGAAACATCTGCCCAGAAGATGTTTCAAAAGATGACAGGCACGTGCTGAGGCTGGCAGCTGTTCTCCATGTGTTATACGACCAGCTGACAAAATTTCTCCAAGAAGAAGAGAAATCACCACCACCACAAGTCATCAGCTCATTAACTATTCAGAGGAGTATAACACTGTGCCAGTATTTTACAGCACAGAGGAGAATCCTTGACCAG CTTGTGAAGTGCAATACAGAGAATGCCTCAAGTGACAACTATGAACGGCAGAGGCGCATCCTGCTATGTAAAGGGCCTTTTGTGTCTACACGTCTGGCCCAGCGCAATTTTAGTGGGAACGCGAGGCCATCTGCTGAGGTTCTAAGTGGCACAATGGAAAATCTGGCAACAGATGGATTTGGCACTGTCGTATCCGTCGACAGAAGCACCGTCTTCTACAAGAAGCTCCCGGCAGATATAAATGATGAAGACTTGGCCACATATGAGGTGACTAGGGAAAAATACCTCCAAGCCTTTAATGAGCGGGCAGACAAATCCATAATTACAAAGGACCTATTTAACAAATTTCTCAACCAGTCACCACATAAAGACCGCTTAAAGAATGAGCACGATATCACACCAGAGGACAACTAG